In Nitrospirota bacterium, the following are encoded in one genomic region:
- the flgK gene encoding flagellar hook-associated protein FlgK codes for MSSIYDIFNIGKHGMMAQQKAIQVTAHNLANVNTKGFSRQEVILEEGMPLNSQPGQSGTGVNAVNIQRKYDSFLEGQLTDNRETLGNLDVQKNAISKIEDLFYDSSGTGINEMLTQFFNSMHDLSANPAGTAERSSVLSSADALSDTINSVYTSLEQLQKDTNSQVRQAVNDINNISKQISSLNVEINRAEVSGQNANDFRDMRGRLLNDLAEKIDVQYFEDNSGQITVIGGGMATLVEKGNSWALDIKSNPDNNGYYDVVFSPDNNNILNLTDSISNGRLKGFLTIRDTETKNAMDELDRVASSIATQINQVHREGYGLDGSTGTNLFSPAFEAGDVLSQDVGSIKALSTNTGTGNLNITIDDPAALKFNNYGLTFSGGNYTLINKSTNTSITAAYSDPASFTFEGLAVTLSGSFSAGDKFDISAHKNTAKDIKVALGMNDTAKIAAATSANDNRGDNRNSLALVNLQDALTIDGNSSFSSYYSSIVSTIGVKSQSINNQYAAQEFSSEQLTNMRESVSGVSIDEEMTNLMKYQHAYEASARLLRIGDELMQTLLDIVR; via the coding sequence ATGAGCAGTATTTATGACATTTTTAATATAGGTAAACACGGGATGATGGCACAGCAGAAGGCCATCCAGGTGACTGCACATAATCTTGCCAATGTAAACACAAAGGGATTTTCAAGGCAGGAAGTAATATTAGAAGAGGGTATGCCTCTTAATAGTCAGCCGGGGCAGTCAGGGACTGGGGTAAATGCGGTTAATATACAAAGAAAATACGATAGCTTCTTAGAAGGACAACTTACAGACAACCGTGAGACCCTTGGAAATCTGGATGTTCAAAAAAACGCTATTTCTAAGATTGAGGACCTGTTTTACGACTCTTCGGGAACCGGTATTAATGAAATGTTGACCCAGTTTTTTAATTCCATGCATGATTTATCAGCAAATCCTGCAGGCACGGCAGAAAGGAGCTCAGTCTTATCCAGTGCTGATGCACTTTCAGATACAATAAATAGCGTCTACACAAGTCTGGAACAGTTGCAGAAGGATACGAATTCGCAGGTCAGACAGGCTGTCAACGATATTAACAATATTTCAAAGCAGATATCGTCACTTAATGTTGAAATAAACAGGGCTGAGGTCAGCGGTCAGAATGCAAATGATTTCAGGGACATGCGCGGAAGACTACTTAATGATCTTGCTGAGAAAATAGATGTTCAATATTTTGAGGATAACTCAGGACAGATCACCGTTATTGGCGGAGGGATGGCCACTCTGGTTGAAAAGGGAAATTCATGGGCACTGGATATTAAAAGTAATCCTGACAACAATGGCTACTATGATGTTGTATTTTCTCCGGATAACAACAATATACTTAATCTGACAGACAGCATTTCCAATGGCAGGCTTAAGGGATTTCTTACTATAAGAGACACAGAGACAAAGAATGCCATGGATGAACTGGACAGAGTTGCTTCCTCAATTGCAACCCAGATAAATCAGGTCCACAGGGAAGGGTACGGACTTGATGGTTCCACAGGGACGAATTTATTTTCTCCCGCATTTGAAGCGGGAGATGTGCTGTCTCAGGATGTTGGGTCCATAAAGGCATTGAGCACAAATACTGGTACAGGGAATTTGAATATCACGATAGATGATCCAGCCGCCTTGAAATTTAATAATTATGGACTCACATTTTCAGGCGGAAACTATACACTAATTAATAAAAGTACTAATACCTCAATCACCGCAGCTTATTCTGATCCTGCAAGCTTTACTTTTGAAGGGCTTGCTGTGACGTTATCAGGAAGTTTTTCCGCTGGGGACAAATTTGATATAAGCGCACACAAAAATACGGCAAAGGATATTAAAGTAGCTTTAGGTATGAATGATACTGCTAAAATAGCAGCAGCTACTTCTGCAAACGACAACAGGGGTGATAACAGGAATTCACTTGCGCTCGTAAATCTTCAGGATGCCTTGACGATAGACGGGAACTCCAGCTTCAGCAGTTATTACAGTTCGATAGTGAGTACTATTGGCGTCAAATCTCAATCTATTAACAATCAGTATGCGGCACAGGAGTTCTCTTCAGAGCAGTTGACTAATATGAGGGAGTCTGTCTCAGGGGTATCAATTGATGAAGAGATGACAAACCTAATGAAGTATCAGCATGCGTATGAGGCATCTGCAAGACTTCTGAGAATAGGTGATGAGTTGATGCAGACCCTGCTGGATATAGTGAGATAG
- a CDS encoding flagellar protein FlgN, translated as MDDKYSDLLEILEKEVGIFRDFLTILQKERQYMIDLSLEKLHECHNQKETIIFNLKVLEDARVELIAEIQGHNETDITTTLSIIINKAPMRYKKVMESCQSNLKSLIDSIREINQINGILADRAINYTRNSLSFLNRLVNQLPVYHQSGRIAHQESMVGTMVCKKG; from the coding sequence ATGGACGATAAATATTCAGATCTTCTGGAAATTCTGGAAAAGGAAGTGGGGATTTTCAGGGACTTCCTTACTATTCTCCAGAAAGAAAGACAATATATGATTGATCTATCCCTGGAAAAACTGCATGAATGTCACAATCAGAAGGAGACTATAATATTCAATCTAAAAGTGCTGGAAGATGCAAGGGTTGAACTTATCGCTGAGATACAGGGCCATAATGAGACGGACATTACAACGACGTTATCAATCATAATAAATAAAGCGCCTATGAGATACAAAAAAGTGATGGAATCATGTCAGTCTAATCTTAAATCACTGATTGACAGCATACGAGAGATTAATCAGATAAACGGGATACTTGCAGACAGGGCGATCAATTATACAAGAAACTCTTTATCCTTTCTTAATCGTCTCGTCAATCAATTGCCAGTGTATCATCAGTCAGGCAGGATAGCTCATCAGGAAAGCATGGTCGGTACAATGGTCTGCAAGAAAGGGTAG
- a CDS encoding flagellar biosynthesis anti-sigma factor FlgM: MKITEKITENNILNGIEAGRSSVIRETLSRTKKSEGINKSLTSNDVNISDRALIFSKIRDVINRLPEVRDDKIKSIGNDLQLGKYKVNPENVASKLLGELMYKGMTEE; the protein is encoded by the coding sequence ATGAAGATTACTGAAAAGATAACAGAAAACAATATCCTTAATGGTATAGAGGCAGGAAGATCATCTGTAATAAGAGAAACGCTGTCCAGGACGAAAAAAAGTGAAGGGATAAATAAGTCATTAACAAGTAATGATGTAAATATCTCGGACCGGGCTTTAATCTTCAGCAAGATAAGGGATGTCATCAATCGCTTGCCTGAAGTCAGAGATGATAAAATTAAGTCTATCGGAAATGACTTGCAACTGGGCAAATATAAAGTAAATCCGGAGAATGTGGCATCAAAATTATTAGGTGAACTTATGTATAAAGGGATGACAGAGGAATAA
- a CDS encoding rod-binding protein → MKIDQLQLNQNQLTDLKGKKDVKGFEKAAKEFEAYFVAYLLKKMRDTVPKGGLLDPGTGGDVYTSLMDDNVAQGIAGSGGLGLSQLLIRQWTSGANEKDGKL, encoded by the coding sequence ATGAAAATAGATCAGTTACAGCTCAACCAGAACCAGTTAACGGATTTAAAAGGAAAGAAAGATGTGAAGGGGTTTGAGAAGGCTGCAAAGGAATTTGAGGCATATTTTGTTGCATACCTTCTCAAGAAGATGAGGGATACAGTACCTAAAGGTGGTCTCCTTGACCCCGGCACTGGCGGAGATGTTTATACATCTCTGATGGATGATAACGTTGCTCAGGGAATTGCAGGTAGCGGAGGTCTGGGGCTCTCACAACTCCTCATCAGACAATGGACATCAGGCGCAAATGAAAAGGACGGGAAACTATAA
- a CDS encoding flagellar basal body P-ring protein FlgI, whose protein sequence is MNISNKKITAIITILTLFLVAAPLHAARIKDIANIGGVRDNQLIGYGLIIGLNGTGDKKGTEFTIRSVTSMLTKLGITIDPADVSVKNVAAVMVTAKLPPFAKKGSRIDVIVSSIGDSTSLQGGTLLFTPLKGANQLVYAIAQGPVSLGGYIGGSGGDSVQKNHSTVGRIADGAIIEREVEMDLNSRKDLTITLRNHDFSTAVRLADIVNQNLGQGVARPQDASTVLISIPPEYENKAVELIADIENLDVRVDSRARIILNERTGTVVMGENVRISTVAISHGSLTIQVKTQLDVSQPGAFSKGQTVVVPQKDVSVDEQEARLMVLQSGVTVDEVVRALNSVGVTPRDLIAILQAIKAGGALQADLEII, encoded by the coding sequence ATGAATATATCAAATAAGAAAATAACTGCAATTATAACAATATTAACATTATTTCTGGTTGCAGCTCCTCTTCATGCAGCCCGTATAAAAGATATCGCCAATATCGGAGGGGTCCGGGACAATCAATTAATTGGATATGGATTGATAATTGGTCTTAATGGAACAGGTGATAAGAAGGGGACGGAGTTTACAATTCGAAGTGTTACGTCTATGTTGACAAAGTTGGGTATTACAATTGATCCGGCAGATGTAAGTGTTAAGAATGTAGCAGCAGTTATGGTTACTGCAAAACTACCACCCTTTGCAAAAAAAGGGAGCAGGATAGATGTGATAGTTTCATCCATTGGTGATTCAACCAGTCTTCAGGGTGGAACCTTGCTGTTTACACCTCTTAAAGGGGCAAACCAGTTGGTATATGCAATTGCCCAGGGACCAGTCTCTCTCGGCGGATATATCGGAGGCAGCGGAGGTGATAGTGTCCAGAAAAACCATTCAACAGTCGGGAGAATTGCAGATGGCGCTATCATAGAACGGGAAGTAGAGATGGATCTTAACAGCAGGAAGGATCTTACTATTACCCTGCGAAACCATGACTTCAGTACTGCTGTGAGACTTGCTGATATAGTCAATCAGAATCTTGGACAGGGGGTTGCTCGTCCTCAGGATGCAAGTACAGTTCTCATTTCAATTCCTCCGGAATATGAGAACAAGGCGGTTGAGCTAATTGCTGACATTGAAAATCTTGATGTCAGAGTAGATTCCCGTGCCAGGATTATCCTGAATGAACGTACAGGTACAGTTGTCATGGGTGAGAACGTGCGTATTTCAACAGTGGCAATTTCTCATGGAAGCCTTACAATCCAGGTTAAAACACAGTTGGACGTATCACAACCAGGGGCTTTTTCAAAGGGGCAGACTGTTGTTGTACCGCAGAAAGATGTTTCTGTGGATGAACAGGAGGCCAGACTGATGGTATTGCAGTCCGGTGTTACTGTTGATGAGGTAGTAAGGGCATTAAATTCTGTAGGGGTTACACCCAGAGATCTAATAGCTATTTTGCAGGCTATCAAGGCTGGAGGAGCGCTGCAGGCAGATCTCGAGATTATTTAG